From the genome of Candidatus Electrothrix communis, one region includes:
- a CDS encoding ABC transporter ATP-binding protein encodes MSSLLEVNNMTHFFGGLRAVHGFNLSIEPGRIHGLIGPNGAGKTTVFNLITGVYTPTEGTLTLEGENIRGKEPHHIASMGIGRTFQNLLLWRHMNVLDHIRLAHYSQLSYGLFGAFFGTPACRRQEKKVKEHCYRLMETFDISQFAEHMVGSLPYGAQRRVEMARAMATNPKILFLDEPTAGMTPDELVRMIAIIRQVHREFGVAIFLIEHRMKFVMELCDSIQVLVFGEVIAQGQPEEIQNNPKVIEAYLGTEDIH; translated from the coding sequence ATGTCCTCCCTGCTTGAAGTAAACAACATGACCCATTTTTTCGGAGGACTGCGTGCGGTACATGGCTTCAATCTCAGCATTGAGCCGGGCCGAATCCACGGGCTGATCGGCCCCAACGGGGCAGGCAAGACCACGGTCTTCAACCTGATTACCGGGGTATATACACCCACTGAGGGCACCCTCACCCTTGAAGGGGAAAATATCCGGGGCAAAGAACCCCATCACATCGCCTCAATGGGGATCGGCAGAACCTTTCAGAACCTGCTTCTCTGGCGGCACATGAACGTGCTCGATCATATCCGGCTGGCCCATTACTCCCAGCTCAGCTACGGCCTGTTCGGGGCCTTTTTCGGCACCCCGGCCTGCCGACGACAGGAAAAAAAAGTCAAGGAGCATTGCTACCGGCTGATGGAGACCTTTGACATCAGCCAGTTTGCCGAGCATATGGTGGGCAGCCTGCCCTACGGAGCCCAACGCCGGGTGGAGATGGCCCGGGCCATGGCAACCAACCCAAAAATCCTTTTCCTGGATGAACCTACTGCGGGTATGACCCCAGATGAGCTGGTCAGGATGATTGCCATCATCCGCCAGGTCCACCGGGAATTCGGAGTAGCCATCTTCCTCATTGAGCATCGGATGAAGTTTGTCATGGAACTCTGCGACAGCATCCAGGTCTTGGTCTTTGGTGAGGTGATAGCCCAGGGGCAACCGGAGGAAATCCAGAATAATCCCAAGGTGATTGAAGCCTATCTCGGCACGGAGGATATTCATTAA